In the Trinickia acidisoli genome, TCTCTTGCATGGACTGAAACTCGGCGGCAGCGGCGGGCAATTCGTGATCGGCCTGACGTTGGGCGCGGTGTGGAGCCCCTGCATTGGACCGACGCTCGGCGCCGCGATCGCACTCGCGTCGCGAGGAAAGGATGTGGCTCAAGTGACTGTGCTCATGGCAATCTACGGCCTGGGGGCCGGCACGCCCATGCTGCTGCTTGGTTTGGCGTCGCGCACTGCGACAGCGCGATTACACAGCCGGCTGAGTGCGTTCGGCAATGCGGGCAAGTACGTGCTCGGCGGCTCGTTGTGCATACTCGGCATCCTGACGCTGGGCGGATTCGACAAGACGCTCGAAGCCGCGGCGGTCGACCATTCGCCGGCTTGGCTGATCGATCTGACCACGCGTATTTGAAGGCGATACGAGCAAGGGTTGGTGCTCCGCGCGTTTGGGTAAGCTGCCGATGAGTATGCTTTCATGTTTGACGACGTCGGAACTCTAACAACGAACCATGCGCATTTTGATTGTTGAAGACGAACAGAAGCTCGCCCACGCGTTGAAGGAGTGCCTCGAATACGAGCGGTTCGTCGTGGATGTCGCTCATACCGGCGAGGAGGGTTTCTTCCAAG is a window encoding:
- a CDS encoding cytochrome c biogenesis CcdA family protein → MGFGFATYALGYFSGVLSTLSPCVLPLLPILLGSAATSGRFGARALTAGVMLSFSAMGILLATLGATLGLNEEAFRSVAAMLLVIVGIVLIVPAMQRRFALLANGVAGRGHALLHGLKLGGSGGQFVIGLTLGAVWSPCIGPTLGAAIALASRGKDVAQVTVLMAIYGLGAGTPMLLLGLASRTATARLHSRLSAFGNAGKYVLGGSLCILGILTLGGFDKTLEAAAVDHSPAWLIDLTTRI